CACTTCTCAACTAGGgagtggttgttgttgttgttgctgctgtgttcGTTGACATTCGGACTGATACTGCAGGTGTGACCGTTGGCCGGGGTCTTGTTTTTTCGCTCTCTGGGCTTTGGCGGGGCATCTTGTGGATCAAGTTGTGCGACACCTGGATCTCGAGCGACTGAGGACACAGCTGCGTTCATCAACTCTGTGGAATGAGGAGTTTCGTGTTCTGCGAAGCCGTCGTTCACGGAAAGCGAGGCCTTTCTTGGTTTAGGCACAGGAGGAAGGTTCGATTTACCGCCTGGGTCAAACGCTCCATCGTCCGGCCTCATTTCAAGAGTCAAGGAAGGTTCCGGTTTACAAGTTCTAGAGTTTTCCTCAGATTCTCTACCTAATTCTTTCTCATCCATACATCCCTGAGGTTGGATTCCCGCCTCTTCAGAAGGTTCCTTAAGATCAGAGGTACTACTTAGTGGAGTTATAGTGGGAACTGCGGGTATAGCAACAGAACCATCCTTCAGATTACAGTTTGTTACAGTATCTTCTTGACACTGGGAGTGTACAGATGGACCCAAATCTGGTGGCACAGTCTCTTCGGCAATGTCTGGACCCAATTCTGCCTGAGTGTTGCGGGTTATACTTGTATCCTGAACGAGAAAAGCGTGCTGGACCATCGACGTCAAATGCTGTGCGCTCTGGCATCGCTTCCGACTTCCGGATAAAAGCTTGTCCCAGAGCGCTCGGTCCTCCAGGTTCTCAGTTCTCGTCTTGTCCATTACAGAACATTTCACAACCTTCCTGACTCTGCTCCCGTGCTTCTTGACTTTGCGCTCTTTATTCAAACTCTTTTccatcctctccacctcccttttctccttttccagcTGTAGCCGGAAAACCTGCCTCTCCTTGCTTGTACTTGACAGCCCGTTTGCGTCAGGAGGTTTCTTCGCTGGGAGTTCCTCCTCCGGGTTTTCGTCACACCGTCTGAGCTCATGGATCTTCAGGTTCTCCTCCATGATCAGCTCGTCCAGGATGTTGACTTTCCTTAGCTCAGTCAGCAGGTCCGGCCTGCTGGAGGGTACCACCGTACTTGCCGCAGTCACACCTTCAATGTAGCGCTCGTTGTCATCAGAGGCCTTGTTTTCACTTGCAGAACCTGGTGATTTCCGTTCAGTGATGTTCTCCGACTCTGCTGAGACGAGACAGTCTTCAAGGCCAAGTACACCGGCTTCAGCCAATTCACTGGATGAcatctttaaaacaaaaaaacaaacaaaaaagacaaggaTAATGGACATAGTCAAGGTTTCAACTGTATGTATGAACAAACTGTGTAGTTTAACAAGGGCAGGACATTTTTTCGTCTGCTGGTCACATTGGCTGGTAAATAACAAAGCTCAACCACTTCCACTATTTTACAAATGACACTAATTTTTACACTAGGACTCCTGAATGATTGTTGGTTTCCTACCCACAATAGACTAACCTACCAGCCAGTCAATATTTACTCCCATTTGGCAACTCCTCACCCAAACAATAGTTCCTCTTTTGAACAGGTATGTTCAGTTATTGCACATGTAAATATACAGCCTTGTGTGAAATGAAACCAGAGGTTTGTAGGGCAGTTTATTATGTAACACAGGAAGTGCATTGTGTGTCTactttggaataaacagaagaagaactgggtagttctcagaaactcaaacttcagaAAGTActcagaaaatccaaggaaaaagacatcacactACTGGCCACATTGCTGTATTGCCAAAAGATCTcggggaagtgcagtgcaaaaacaccacagaagaagaataataataaaaatctatACATAATGCTTAACATACCGCACCAAGCTGGTCCTTGCTGTCCCACAATGCCCACTGGTTCTGTCTTCCCTCTGACCTCATGAGAACATCCAGCATGGCCTCCTGAGCCAGAACATTCTCTTCTTCCTGGAGTACAAAAGACAAAAGAGTTAAAGTTAAATTAATAAAGCCCTTTTgataaatcataaaaataacCACAAAGACTCCTAAAATTGCAACAAAGGACACAACAGGAAAAGGGGATGATCGTCATGGTGGAGGTTGTACACTAAACCAAAATGAGATTAGTCTAGAACTAGACAGAATATCAAAGAATAGAACCTCAAAactgctgtaaaaaaaacatttggcaaTAAGTCTTTAGTCTTTCATTTATACCCATTTTGAGAACTTACCTCAACTTAATCACTCAATATTTATCAAACATAGATGATACCATTCTCAAAAAAGCTACCATTTTCTAAACACAAGTCTTGAAACTGCTAATGCATGTGTTTCCATAATGTGTTTTCCGTTCGTGCCAGCAATTATTTCACCAGACTAGCCATTTTTTCGCCCACTCAAATGGCTGATATCTCACCTCCAGTATTACATCAGCCCTGTCCAggatctcctccacctccttcaaACCCTCCTGCTCCTTTAGATCCCAGTCCTTTAGGGAGACATCCATCATCGAACTGCTCATGCTGGAAAGGGAAGAGAAtttgtaaaaatataaaaacgcTTCCAACACTCTCCTACTTGTGTGAATGTTGTTGCTGCATTTTTTGCAGCGTTAAGTGTTCTGCATTGTGCTTGTACTCATTTCTGCCTGCTCCATTGTGGTTTTGTGACTGAAAATACTTTTCACCTCTGCTTGCTTTCTAGATCGTCGCTGtcgagtgaaaaccttgtatctcccaaatgtaaacttttcagaaactaagaaaaacagccttactTTCAGattgcatttttgagtttatccagtaggttttgaaaaggtttcataagagGTTATAGAATTTTCTCACCGTGTGATCCTCCAgttaaagttaaaacatgaaaatcaaaaaCAAGAAGATGTTAACATATTAACACCAGCAGTATACTGGTATATTCTGGCTGTGGCTGTTAGGTTTATTTACTCTactagccactttggcaggtaacaaACACTACATTCTTAAGGAAAATCAAGTGTCTGATTTTTTGGAATCCATGAACTAATGTGGCTTCAAGGAAAAAAGGTTTCCTACCCTGACTGTGACACAATGCAGTTTAAAGTAATTTGATTTGAAGCCTAATTGTATTAAACCTAGCCCTGAAACAGATAATACATTACCCATCACAAGCATCCTGATTTTGATCATGGAGGTCGTAAGAGTCCCAGAGAAGAGTGGGAATCCCCTCTGTGGTGCAGATGGACTTGTCTCTTCCATCGGTAATAGTGCTGGACAGGACGTGACATATGGGGCTCAATTCTGGATCCTCAAAGCTGCTTTGTGACTGCAGTATCCAGTCCCTGGTCCGTGGCCCTTTGGTCGATCCCTGCGTTTGCGTGGGCTGGTCTCGAGACCGGTTGGACTGGTCGATGTTAAGGTACGGGTCTGACGGATCTGAGCATTTTGGGTCTTTCTGTTGTGTTGGTGGGTTCTGCGTGATGGTAACAGTGTACGAGTTTTCCAGATCATCCACTGGCAGGCTAAGCCATGGATTCGTGGGTAGCGTAGCGGATCGCTTTACTTTGATCTCGAAGTTGAGGGAATCCACAGTTACTTTGGGGATTATCTGGATGCTGGCCCTGGAGGAGTTTCCCACAGAGCCGAAATCAAACTCCTCTCTGTGGTCTTCAGAATCGGAAACGCTAGAGATGTTTTCTTCGTGGATCTGAGGTTGGCTGGCGGCAGGTCTGACCGAGTCCCTAGTCCCGGCTGATCTGGACAATCCTTCccatccctctctgcctcccccagCCTCTAGGTGGCTGCTCCCCGCTCCGTCGAATCCCGAGTCGAACGAGCTGAGCGAGGGGGGCTTGCCCTCAGCCGACACCGTCCCAGGTACTGCAGCGGAAGGGGACGTTCCAAGAAGGGCTTGCTGGTGGGTCGCTTCCTTTCCAGTTCCCCATTTAGTGAGGTTAGAAACAGAACCATGGCCATTTGCATTATCCTTAATGTGGTGCTCTGATCTGGGAGCAGGTTTCGTGGAGGTATCAGGGCCGTCCTGAACGTTCTCGGTTGCTCTGCTTGTGGCCTTGTCAGCGTGGGACCGATTTACATGGCTGCTCCTCAGCAGCTCATACTGCCACTGTAAAGCCAGCTGGAGGTCACCGACGGCCACGGACCCCGATGAGCTGAGAAGGTTCCTGAGGGTCATGCACCTGGCGGGAAAGCAAAGCTACTGTAAAAATGGCTGCACAACAATATTTGGTTCACCATTGATCTAAAAATACATTGTTTGGACAGGAATGTATCCATGAGTGTTGGGCAAGTAGTACGTACCCTGCTAACATAGATCCTGCCTAGCTcaatctctctgtgtctgtagtaGAAGTTGAAACTTGAAGATAATGCAGCCAACATGGTGGCGATGTGATGCATTCACTCATGACAACATCTCCAAATGAATTAAATCAAATGTTTAATAGTAGGGGCATAAATTAGCTGTAGGAGGGGCCTTTTTCATCAACTGAAAGTAAAGGATTTGTTATTTCTTTATTAGGACAGTGGTCAGTAAAAGGTTTAGAGCATGATGGAataaccaaaatgaaaataaagagtAAAGCCTGACAAAGACCTGTTGTAGTTAAAGTTTCAGAGATCCATTGAAGATGTATTGTGCTTTTAAAAATGGTACTTATGTTTTACATATAATTGAGACCATTCCAAAAATGCTCATGGTTTCATTTTTTAAGTTCTTTGTGAAATGCAACCTTCACCACTGCTTCCTCACCGTTGGGACAGCTGCTTGCCCGCCTGCTGAACCCGGCCGTCTGGGATGACATTAGAGAGATGAGTCAGATGAACCAGCTCCTCCATATCTGGGGAGGGATTCCTCTTCAGGAAGACGGACAGTTTCTGCCTCCACACTGGGATCGTCCCACCACTCCTCCCCTGCCGCTGCCTGGGGGCGACGTCTCCTTTAACGCCCgacaggagctgctggaggacgTTCTCACACAGGACGAGATTGTACCAGCtgttggcctgtgtgtgtgtgtgtgtgtgggagaggcgggggcagggttaggggttaggttAAGTAGAGACTGTTTAAGTGCAATTTGGTCAACCATTCACACAAATTACCTATTGTTCTTTAAAAAAGGcaatataatttgttttaactttgtattatcatttattttataatagtagatgactagggatgggacaatatatatcaaaattcaataaattCGCAATACAAAAGATTCATGGCTCAGAAATTAACATaatgcacagtcatactttgttgtcattgaactgttatttattacattgtatcgttgTTGTGTCGAATTGTGAACACCATATCACTTGTCGAATCATAACGGGAAATAAGCATATCGTTTAATCCCTGTAGATGACTCCCCCTCAAATGGTACATTTCTCAtttgtaagataagataagatagcacttgtTTGGAATGGAACTTTTAATTAAAATTGTTTGTCCtggtttgttttaattaaaaaggTATCACCAAAATTTTAACAAGAGAGACAAGGTAATCTACTTTAAATTTCCTCAAACACCCAGAACTTGCCTTGttgtagtagtgatagtagttgGAAACGGCTCTGAGGGTTTGTTGAGGGAACTTCACAGCAGACTGGAGCTTCTCCTTCAGCCTCTCCAGATCCAGGACCCAGCTCTCTCTGGTCTGACCGTCACCAAACGGCAGAATCTCCACCAGTGTGTGGATCACATCGTCAGCACAGCGGACCAGcgcctggagggggggggttggggttgaCAGGAAACATTTTACCATTACACAGGCTATAGTTCAACTGTGGTTGAGGTTATTTGCAGGTACAAATGAACTGTACAGGTGTGCAAAAGTAGCTTCTTgccacaaagaaagaaagaaagaaagaaggaaagaaagaaatcaaaagACAAGTGAATTGGACAACAGTACAATGACATCACAACCCAACAAGGAGGTAAAGTGTGCAAAAGCAACAAAATGCCTGAATGACAAATAAGGGAAATCAAATCCAGTGCACATAATGAAATCATCAAATTTGTATTCCTCACCAATGCACTGTGCCTATCTGTGAAAGGAgtacaataaaacataaaaactacCATAGCATGGGTGTAAATGGACGCCTCAAATTCTGATGCCAGCATTCCCGCCTTTGCAGCATCCTTGGCGATCTCCATTCTGTAAGGCTGGAGCTTTTCATTTAGAAGAGTttcaatctgttctgtgatctGTAAGCAGAGGTAAACATTTCAACACTTTTTCCCACAAGACAATGTGAACAAGTGTGAACAAGATCTACATTTCTAAACAACTTGGCTGTCCTACATTATCTCATTAGCTAACCATCACCGTTTTGTTGTCAATACATCTGATTTGCGCAGCAGCTGTGTTTCAGTAAATTGCattgactcttctcaagctacaactcgtAGAGCTTTGGAGTAGACACGAGGACCAAAGGGCTAAAGAGAAGGCACTAAAGATAAGGACGTTTCCTGTGTCACTGTATCCTCAATTTGGAAACAGATCTACTTGGGCAGACTGCTCACATTCCCCAGCCGTTCCCCTCTGACCCACCTGCAGCGCTTCCTCACGCAGCTGGAAGACCTGCAGCTGGACACGGGCCTTAGAGAAGGCCTGCTGCCACAGCAGCTCGACCTTTTCCACAGCTGCAGTtatcctttaaataaaaaaaaaaaaagacttggaACTACAGAACTGGAATCATCAattgtcattttacaacatgtgctattcaaaatgtgtttcagtaaCATGAACACATGATTTTTTAGTATCCTGGCAGCTACAATTTGTTAAATATTGGATGTTTGCCAGTTGGTGTCGCTccaccctgaccacagctacataaaaataGTTAAAAATGCAATCAAATGTATTATCTTTGaacactcccccccccaccccatttgaatattcaataatgttttttttttgtcaatgaaTTCTTCACTTAAAAtagcagtaatgtatcccagagttcctctaccattgaataagTGTGACAGGGagctgccttaaagagctgctaaacATTAAAGAATTTCaccagtctgggtttcaatggagagtttgaGTGTCCCATTACggtctaaatgccgtttcagaggcttttccaccctgacaaagaAAGACATTCTAGAAGAAACCCTGAATACTTAATAGTTTTTGTgcataaaaattgtcaaatttaaagatattgatcagcacaaaatattggcgaTCGCTTCAATACATAAATATGtttatcagccttcaaaaccccatatcagtcgaaccctagtgtTAGCACCATGCTCTACCTGTTGTGCAACACAGGATCATTGCAACATAACTCTAatcacactttcacacatacCGTGAACTATTAGAGGTTTAAGAAACACACATTTGAGCACAACGTTTCTCTATGTCAGCGATCCCCAGTACCTGCTGTAGTTCTGCAGCATGTCGAAGGCGGTGTGTGTGAAGAGGGCGGTGCCGGCCATCGCCTGGTAGCACGGCTCCTGCTCCGGGCGCCGGAGCTTccccaccacacactcacaatgcCTCAGCAGCTCGTCCAGGCCCAGCTCCCTGCAGAGAACACAACAGGTATAGCATATATAAATAACATTGTGTTCAGAGATGGTGTAGAGGTTAAAGGAGAAGTCCACCCCTAAAACATTTTAgcctattttgttgtttagtggtttatttttcttattcccaaggataactggccaaatgtagacaatgtgacattACGTTGAGATATTTACAGTGCAGGTTCAATAGAGTttgatctatttttttttccagctatctaaaacatcagtggtaaacatCAGCTTCAGCGAGGGCTTCTTTGTAGcaccgccattttgcaccaacattcaacaatcatacagggagaactccatcgtagaagaggagagaaaccaatttctccacccacaggagcctcaatagaccagaatgcaatgcagcaacaagacatgTGTTTTGAGGGCGTGGCTGCgatcatagacacgccccaatgTTTGAActagatagctagctagctaacatatgtccacctttgactgaaagcTACAAATTCACACCTGTTCTCtgaggttgtcaaaaggcattctgggaaatgtaggataccactaactgaagtagaagtagacgaggcaggttgagtgaaagtgggttcaccaaaaaagttaaattacaacatttgtaagagtatccaagagtggatttttcctttaaggtctGTAACTGCCTCTGGAAAAATGCTCTGTATTCCCTGTTGGCATGGGAACAAAGCCCATCTGAatcctctctcctgtttctcccctgttgtatccctctctccatttctactgtctcagtaaagaaaaaagaaatactaAAAAGGAGGAGTGGTTTAACTACGCTCCTGTAAAACCAAGATTCCCAGTGGACAAACAGAAGATAACTTTATTCACAAGGCATTTATCAACTAGGACAGGATTCATTACCCTGGAGAAATACAAAGTATGCTTACTTAGACAGAATAAGCAAAACTGACTGCAAGCAACAAGGTTTATCATCAAAGGTTTATACTCTAAGGCCATTTGTTCACATGACACCCCACACCCACAAAAATCACAAGATTCAAGGAAGA
This genomic stretch from Centroberyx gerrardi isolate f3 chromosome 18, fCenGer3.hap1.cur.20231027, whole genome shotgun sequence harbors:
- the LOC139933356 gene encoding LOW QUALITY PROTEIN: uncharacterized protein LOC139933356 (The sequence of the model RefSeq protein was modified relative to this genomic sequence to represent the inferred CDS: substituted 1 base at 1 genomic stop codon), translating into MSRHATDMQESVPAPPPPLPLPADHVLGSGAVLFPGAFDQHGCPLIVFPADAQAKLSSDLSKAEVVDFINYFLYLHKYQEKAGLVSVVADLRNASLSTSRFIAETLLLLELHKRTVHTVYMIQPKKKDVVKLLLKLLAPSKSYTASFKXHGSLALQKVLLKEASELCNYIDRSQLTASLGGYFIYCHQSWVAFIKEIDVFVQDFLSVVQRLPSCISTLQALSRLPLPASRSELQLFCSTNEAKFQQLRRELGLDELLRHCECVVGKLRRPEQEPCYQAMAGTALFTHTAFDMLQNYSRITAAVEKVELLWQQAFSKARVQLQVFQLREEALQITEQIETLLNEKLQPYRMEIAKDAAKAGMLASEFEASIYTHAMALVRCADDVIHTLVEILPFGDGQTRESWVLDLERLKEKLQSAVKFPQQTLRAVSNYYHYYNKQLLSGVKGDVAPRQRQGRSGGTIPVWRQKLSVFLKRNPSPDMEELVHLTHLSNVIPDGRVQQAGKQLSQRCMTLRNLLSSSGSVAVGDLQLALQWQYELLRSSHVNRSHADKATSRATENVQDGPDTSTKPAPRSEHHIKDNANGHGSVSNLTKWGTGKEATHQQALLGTSPSAAVPGTVSAEGKPPSLSSFDSGFDGAGSSHLEAGGGREGWEGLSRSAGTRDSVRPAASQPQIHEENISSVSDSEDHREEFDFGSVGNSSRASIQIIPKVTVDSLNFEIKVKRSATLPTNPWLSLPVDDLENSYTVTITQNPPTQQKDPKCSDPSDPYLNIDQSNRSRDQPTQTQGSTKGPRTRDWILQSQSSFEDPELSPICHVLSSTITDGRDKSICTTEGIPTLLWDSYDLHDQNQDACDGMSSSMMDVSLKDWDLKEQEGLKEVEEILDRADVILEEEENVLAQEAMLDVLMRSEGRQNQWALWDSKDQLGAMSSSELAEAGVLGLEDCLVSAESENITERKSPGSASENKASDDNERYIEGVTAASTVVPSSRPDLLTELRKVNILDELIMEENLKIHELRRCDENPEEELPAKKPPDANGLSSTSKERQVFRLQLEKEKREVERMEKSLNKERKVKKHGSRVRKVVKCSVMDKTRTENLEDRALWDKLLSGSRKRCQSAQHLTSMVQHAFLVQDTSITRNTQAELGPDIAEETVPPDLGPSVHSQCQEDTVTNCNLKDGSVAIPAVPTITPLSSTSDLKEPSEEAGIQPQGCMDEKELGRESEENSRTCKPEPSLTLEMRPDDGAFDPGGKSNLPPVPKPRKASLSVNDGFAEHETPHSTELMNAAVSSVARDPGVAQLDPQDAPPKPRERKNKTPANGHTCSISPNVNEHSSNNNNNHSLVEKCMVSPDDHNDSSEISTENRENSTENSTDLQLSEEIQTLSPADESPNLQSPPQVPPDLPVACDLGGGDELCEFMPDGLHYSEATRMSASRSPVNQVQLNIDTRQMTDFKTPIVLDTGSGLMKAGFADQDLPTIIFPTIIGLPKYEEIMNGSLERETYIGHEAQHMRGVLALKHPMKNGIIRNWDEMEKIWHHTFQQLSVDPEDHPVLLTEAAMNPLENRSRMVEVMFECFNVPFAYVAMQAVLALYASGRSTGVVFDSGDGVSHSVPVFEGYCLPHAVQRFPLAGVDVTMHLKKLLQEQGVCMRTTAEMEIVREMKEKCCCVALNYEAELTQGGSSSREMGYSMPDGQLVCLGTERFRAPEILFKPELIGRDHYGMHESVFKSILSSDIDLRRGFLGNIVLSGGNTLLPGLPERLQAEVEGMVPPDMAECVRVTSPRDRDFSVWSGGAVLANLPTFTSAWIGREEYEEFGPQIVFRKCF